A single genomic interval of Sander lucioperca isolate FBNREF2018 chromosome 9, SLUC_FBN_1.2, whole genome shotgun sequence harbors:
- the LOC116040657 gene encoding junctional protein associated with coronary artery disease, with protein MYSVEDLLISHGYKLPKSGPPSAPPFDKRPADCQRELVDNRAGRGTLNGYEAGRGASITGIYGSRQALVKGYPTTDNESGERILRRKEIGIGILGDAQPLGDSLATDSGFYDVPSLTYSEPLCHDERDVSYWRRRGQDFSILLDYADGRELRASAGAWRPQALIAAEEHRAERQAQQLWEDISWLRDLDAAPGQLRVTGERKCQSLGTEEWRPAVGLGRQLSDGDGDRWAQDQYRLRTPEGFFHPRTKAKSQSLPRVLSPEEIASRELIPSRPSLPDRQQRISSTVFSGPYSRYIYSGAVVRDRWGRNAGPSSHVALLPKPRFSRPLKPPSYEIHQQTRGSAEMLAIDQGAKQKERPIYYPRVGELRQDYFAQHSAISGMEPPGYIPPPSYRRGPPPRSVSVNRNEMANLRWRAEALQMPSSDPGRWFYRQAGSWLEHYGDRGASYRKQVHSGYEEQPSHARQLPSGHEEQPGHARQLPTEDPRVKQISGGPSGNSLTDSDKIRNINKEIPSATILGQSTHDSAFPPQQGSSLNTDSRKTSLNDNDSSNRWCNRGLNKKSDSVGPEQNRSQFFPSSILGKPPPPPCKSADQSVSETVTEVKKVEQPEPPEKDKSKNLKKRLSETIFCLVSVPVTPQLSGTIRDQNNNNEKSPDPADSPSDNKTGHLTNQSLQSTSSAEAELQALTGSIASSKTSSRASSKMFKRVPCRPPKINHYKEMKLSGSWPANQYRDQETQTSPEAQKPASENKEAQQDPVPPGTEVPPDSSGVVGTAFSFPIKGVKSLKLSSNSAFSLTANFSNQLNKSTAQQPAVPPSGNVEETKPAANSGQEAFEQFLLKPASQRPWDAIKELETIKKEVQDQQQQQSSKQPSVDKCIEDLNEAYKDILELGTASNKVPNGSVQIPESIKIRLTSEPLNKPSSLRRSAVSWSVDPEYREVKSAFSRPATKSVTFSKQLREELPVPPREPGFREYRVVSHLSRRRSNDGRTVKLDLPDEPIETPLCDFSPTTRTAAAEMPWADRQPMQDASTLTSPPDYEDICQTLRQPKDTTDVNKTSAGSFKPNDAETLQDLSAESEEECPICKRELENQMRQGPLPPLHEENSSDSSTNQNGSPPQRVALESPAEDIKTEEPNDSSLDQSESDLCAESREQHSMTQENVGGGETTDNVPAENLDNLCAVNPAESIPANGATKESASTISATDVPADHSVSETITKEVELGEKEAITRETPQGGTDKQTAEVKSECEGQDSTMPDDKQEQEKMPFAVPEHRLGLRTHLGRDHPGLPEFPPDRLPLSVPPNLDRRLSLSLEGERRSKGPSHRMEALQTKLAISPGRVAVEHLARMREVDVMYRMRRLSIRSTDSGEGEAEGEGKDEQEEEPHPSPQRDTQNDQAQEITHSQQVSEETVLQDEESSLSEPHDPSRVVKV; from the exons ATGTACAGTGTGGAAGACCTCCTCATTTCGCACGGATATAAATTGCCCAAGAGCGGCCCTCCATCTGCCCCGCCTTTTGACAAACGCCCTGCTGATTGCCAGCGTGAACTTGTGGACAACAGGGCTGGCCGGGGGACACTGAACGGGTATGAGGCGGGCCGGGGGGCATCTATCACAGGCATCTATGGAAGCAGGCAGGCACTGGTGAAGGGCTACCCCACCACTGACAACGAGAGCGGGGAAAGGATCCTAAGGAGAAAAGAAATCGGCATCGGTATCCTAGGTGACGCTCAGCCCTTGGGTGATTCTCTCGCCACAGATAGTGG GTTCTATGATGTTCCCAGTTTGACTTATTCAGAGCCGCTATGCCATGATGAGAGGGATGTCTCCTACTGGCGGAGGCGAGGCCAGGACTTCAGCATCCTCCTGGACTATGCTGATGGCAGGGAGCTGAGGGCCTCTGCAGGTGCATGGAGGCCACAGGCCCTGATTGCAGCAGAGGAACACAGAGCAGAGAGGCAAGCGCAGCAGTTATGGGAGGACATTTCCTGGCTAAGGGACTTGGATGCAGCCCCTGGTCAGCTAAGGGTGACTGGGGAGAGGAAGTGCCAGAGCCTCGGTACAGAGGAGTGGAGGCCTGCTGTGGGCCTGGGAAGGCAGCTGTCGGATGGGGATGGGGACAGGTGGGCTCAGGACCAGTACCGCCTGAGGACACCTGAGGGTTTTTTTCACCCTAGAACTAAAGCAAAGTCTCAGTCTCTCCCCAGAGTTTTGTCACCTGAAGAAATTGCCAGCAGAGAGCTCATTCCATCCAGGCCTAGCTTACCTGATAGACAACAGAGGATAAGCAGCACTGTCTTCTCTGGGCCCTATAGTAGGTATATCTATAGTGGTGCTGTTGTCAGGGACCGGTGGGGTAGGAATGCAGGGCCAAGCAGCCATGTTGCACTTTTACCAAAGCCCAGGTTCAGCAGGCCTTTAAAGCCTCCGTCATATGAGATTCACCAGCAGACTAGAGGTAGCGCAGAAATGCTTGCTATAGACCAGGGTGCCAAACAAAAAGAAAGGCCTATCTACTATCCAAGGGTTGGGGAGCTGAGACAAGACTATTTCGCACAACACTCTGCCATTTCTGGAATGGAGCCACCTGGCTACATCCCACCCCCATCTTATAGAAGAGGCCCACCTCCAAGATCAGTTTCAGTCAACCGCAATGAAATGGCAAACCTAAGATGGAGGGCTGAAGCTCTACAGATGCCCAGCTCAGATCCTGGAAGGTGGTTTTACAGACAGGCAGGTTCATGGCTGGAACACTATGGAGATCGTGGTGCATCCTATCGAAAACAGGTACATTCTGGATATGAAGAACAACCAAGTCATGCCCGTCAATTACCCTCTGGACATGAAGAACAACCAGGTCATGCCCGTCAATTACCAACTGAAGACCCAAGAGTGAAGCAAATCTCAGGAGGGCCTAGCGGAAATTCTCTCACTGACTCAGACAAGATCCGTAACATCAACAAAGAAATTCCGTCTGCTACGATTTTAGGACAATCTACACATGATAGTGCCTTTCCTCCCCAACAGGGGTCATCTCTCAATACCGACAGCCGCAAAACATCTCTCAATGACAACGACAGCAGCAATCGATGGTGCAACAGGggattaaacaaaaaaagtgacagtgtAGGTCCCGAACAAAACCGTAGTCAGTTTTTTCCTTCATCTATTCTGGGTAAACCACCACCTCCCCCATGCAAGTCAGCTGACCAGAGTGTCTCTGAAACTGTGACAGAAGTAAAAAAAGTGGAACAACCTGAACCACCGGAGAAGGACAAATCCAAGAATCTAAAAAAGAGACTCAGTGAGACAATTTTTTGTTTGGTGTCTGTACCTGTTACTCCGCAGCTCAGCGGGACAATTCGTGATCAGAATAACAACAACGAGAAGTCACCAGACCCGGCGGACAGTCCAAGTGACAACAAAACTGGCCATTTAACAAACCAAAGTCTCCAAAGCACATCTTCAGCTGAAGCTGAGCTGCAAGCACTAACTGGTAGCATAGCGAGCAGCAAAACAAGCAGTAGAGCGAGcagcaaaatgtttaaaagagTACCCTGTAGACCACCTAAGATAAACCATTACAAGGAGATGAAACTGTCGGGATCCTGGCCTGCAAACCAGTATCGAGACCAGGAGACACAAACTAGCCCAGAGGCCCAAAAACCTGCCTCTGAAAACAAGGAAGCACAACAAGACCCTGTCCCTCCCGGCACTGAAGTCCCTCCTGATAGCAGCGGTGTAGTGGGCACTGCCTTCAGTTTTCCTATAAAGGGAGTAAAGAGCCTGAAACTGTCAAGCAACAGCGCCTTCTCCCTGACCGCCAACTTCTCCAACCAGCTGAATAAGAGCACAGCTCAGCAGCCAGCAGTACCACCCTCAGGAAATGTGGAGGAGACCAAACCAGCAGCAAATAGTGGGCAGGAGGCATTTGAACAGTTTCTGCTGAAACCGGCCAGCCAGCGTCCATGGGATGCTATCAAAGAGCTGGAGACTATCAAAAAAGAAGTCCAGgatcaacagcagcagcagagcagcaaacagCCCAGCGTTGATAAGTGCATAGAGGACCTCAACGAGGCCTACAAAGACATATTGGAGCTAGGCACTGCCAGCAATAAAGTCCCAAATGGTTCTGTTCAAATCCCTGAAAGTATCAAAATCCGATTAACATCAGAACCTCTCAACAAGCCCAGCAGCCTTAGGCGCAGTGCAGTAAGCTGGTCTGTTGACCCAGAATACAGGGAAGTCAAGAGCGCCTTCTCCAGGCCTGCAACAAAGTCGGTAACCTTCAGCAAGCAGCTTAGGGAGGAGCTCCCTGTCCCACCTCGGGAGCCAGGCTTCCGAGAATACAGGGTTGTTTCACATCTTTCGCGCAGACGGAGCAATGATGGCAGGACAGTGAAACTAGACCTGCCAGATGAGCCTATTGAGACACCACTTTGTGACTTCAGTCCAACAACGCGCACCGCAGCAGCTGAGATGCCATGGGCAGATAGACAGCCCATGCAGGATGCTTCTACGCTCACTAGTCCTCCTGATTATGAGGACATATGCCAGACTTTGCGTCAGCCTAAAGACACAACGGATGTCAATAAAACATCCGCAGGCAGTTTTAAACCTAATGATGCAGAGACTCTTCAAGATCTCAGTGCTGAATCAGAGGAGGAGTGCCCTATTTGTAAAAGAGAGCTTGAGAATCAGATGAGACAGGGCCCATTACCTCCACTTCATGAGGAGAACAGCTCGGACAGCTCGACCAATCAAAATGGCAGTCCACCACAACGTGTTGCGTTAGAAAGTCCAGCAGAAGATATAAAAACAGAGGAGCCAAATGACTCAAGTTTGGATCAGTCAGAGTCTGACCTGTGTGCTGAATCAAGGGAGCAGCATTCAATGACACAGGAAAATGTGGGAGGGGGTGAAACAACAGACAATGTTCCGGCAGAAAACTTGGATAATTTGTGCGCAGTTAATCCTGCTGAAAGCATACCAGCGAATGGAGCTACAAAGGAGAGCGCATCCACAATATCAGCAACTGATGTGCCAGCAGACCACAGTGTTAGTGAAACAATAACTAAGGAAGTAGAATTAGGAGAGAAGGAAGCCATTACAAGAGAAACACCTCAGGGTGGTACAGACAAACAAACTGCTGAAGTGAAAAGTGAGTGTGAGGGACAAGACAGTACAATGCCTGATGACAAGCAGGAGCAAGAAAAGATGCCATTTGCTGTTCCAGAGCATAGACTTGGTTTACGGACTCATTTGGGGCGAGACCACCCAGGGTTACCGGAGTTTCCGCCAGATAGGCTGCCACTTTCAGTTCCCCCAAATCTAGACCGCAGACTGTCTCTTAGCttggagggggagaggaggagcaaGGGCCCCTCCCACCGAATGGAAGCCTTGCAGACCAAGCTGGCTATTTCTCCAGGCCGTGTGGCAGTTGAGCACCTGGCCCGGATGAGGGAGGTGGACGTTATGTATCGTATGAGGCGCCTCAGCATTAGGAGTACTGACTCTGGGGAGGGGGAGGCAGAGGGAGAGGGCAAGGACGAACAAGAGGAGGAGCCCCACCCTTCTcctcagagagacacacagaacgATCAAGCTCAAGAGATCACCCATTCACAGCAGGTCTCTGAGGAGACAGTGTTGCAAGATGAGGAGTCATCTCTTTCAG